A window of Thalassophryne amazonica chromosome 21, fThaAma1.1, whole genome shotgun sequence contains these coding sequences:
- the LOC117503224 gene encoding connector enhancer of kinase suppressor of ras 3-like, with the protein MEAVSLWSPQQVVDWMRGLEDSLQQYVPSFQRQQVDGEKLLRMSHQELLTLGVLRVGHQELVLEAVDLLCALNYGVESDNLQTLVQKMKAAHLSLKGAVSKRRKNPAYHGKNSHQPSNDFLTAVVELIGAAKSFLGCLDRRSVTGTSDLSSMKSRIIQLCLELTSTVQKDCTIYQMEEKSMEMSQALNSICEQTVQMTSDPSKKEASCLEEVHITDVKPGEGLGIYIKSTYDGLHVITGTTENSPADKTQRIHAGDEVVQVNRQTVVGWQLKHLVAKLRAEPGSVSLVLKKRPCGVSGGFAPAPLKNLRWRPALVQEAPARHKSRHPKPSSAAGSRGNAAILDLYIPPPPVAPYVPLEANTSVDPGAKTKPKSPNSCLDASMWRRLTVTADTGPSVELSQPLPVRMRQRSSTRCKPRPVSMPVESCAGVSDPSWRLGAHGGQGQRILHRYLSNERISTITEEEPCFPLPYRAHPSVRGVDHIRGSQCFIDADLHNSATIPYQETVSKKCPGSAAGGAIPAPSQAITKTSSSLLGTWLSRLRFLSR; encoded by the exons GTCTGGAGGACAGCCTGCAGCAGTACGTCCCGTCCTTCCAGCGGCAGCAAGTGGACGGGGAAAAGCTGCTCCGCATGTCCCACCAGGAGCTGCTGACTCTGGGCGTGTTGCGGGTTGGACACCAGGAGTTGGTTCTGGAGGCTGTggacctgctctgtgcactg AACTACGGCGTGGAGTCAGACAACCTGCAGACGCTGGTGCAGAAGATGAAAGCGGCGCACCTCAGCCTGAAAGGTGCTGTGTCAAAGCGCAGGAAGAACCCCGCCTACCACGGCAAGAACTCCCATCAGCCCTCCAACGACTTCCTGACCGCCGTGGTCGAGTTGATCGGCGCCGCCAAGAGTTTCCTGGGCTGCCTGGACAG GAGGTCTGTGACGGGCACGAGCGACTTGTCATCCATGAAGAGCAGAATCATCCAGCTGTGTTTGGAGCTCACCTCCACCGTGCAGAAG GATTGCACCATTTATCAGATGGAGGAGAAGTCCATGGAAATG TCACAAGCACTGAACAGCATCTGTGAACAAACAGTCCAGATGACCTCTGACCCCTCAAAGAAGGAGGCTTCCTGCCTGGAGGAGGTGCACATCACCGACGTGAAGCCTGGGGAGGGTCTG GGGATTTACATCAAATCCACGTATGACGGACTTCACGTCATCACTGGAACCACAGAGAAC TCTCCTGCAGATAAAACTCAGAGGATCCACGCCGGGGACGAAGTCGTGCAGGTCAACAGGCAGACGGTG GTTGGGTGGCAGCTgaagcacctggtagcgaagCTGAGGGCAGAGCCAGGCAGCGTCAGTCTGGTGCTGAAGAAGAGACCGTGCGGTGTCTCTGGCGGGTTTGCGCCCGCCCCGCTCAAAAACCTGCGCTGGAGACCCGCCCTCGTCCAG GAAGCTCCAGCTCGCCACAAATCCCGACATCCGAAACCTTCCAGCGCTGCAGGAAGCAGAGGGaatgcagccatcttggatttgtacaTTCCCCCGCCACCTGTGGCGCCATACGTACCGCT AGAAGCCAACACCAGCGTGGATCCAGGAGCAAAAACGAAGCCAAAGTCTCCAAACTCGTGTCTGGACGCCAGCATGTGGCGACGCCTCACTGTAACCGCCGACACCGGTCCATCAGTGGAGCTCAGCCAGCCACTTCCTGTTCGCATGAGACAGCGCTCATCCACACGCT GTAAACCTCGACCCGTCTCCATGCCGGTGGAGTCCTGCGCTGGCGTGTCCGACCCCTCCTGGAGGCTCGGGGCTCACGGAGGTCAAG GTCAGCGGATTCTCCACAGATACCTGAGCAACGAGCGGATCAGCACCATCACGGAGGAGGAGCCGTGTTTTCCGCTGCCATATCGAGCTCACCCATCTGTCCGTGGCGTTGACCACATcagaggcagccagtgcttcatcgACGCTGATCTGCACAACAGCGCCACCATCCCTTACCAGGAGACTGTGAGCAAAAAGTGTCCAGGTTCTGCTGCTGGTGGCGCCATTCCAGCTCCTTCTCAGGCCATAACGAAAACATCATCCTCACTGCTCGGCACCTGGTTATCTCGACTCAGGTTCCTCAGCCGCTGA